One genomic region from Nostoc sphaeroides encodes:
- a CDS encoding chromophore lyase CpcT/CpeT: MNFSPPLIALGEYLAGEFDNQEQAIGEPVWYVHLRLWQRPINLFTEDSITLFAEQANVLKLDKPYRQRIMRLRQSSNDTSLEVQYYMPQDPGALIGAGSNPALLNTLTSEQLDLLPGCILTVTQETLAGDRYKFTATPLPETRCSFTYLGNSINVSLGFEASALEFHSYDKGIDPATGKATWGAIMGPYRYTKRNQYSIT, translated from the coding sequence ATGAACTTTTCGCCACCGTTAATTGCTTTAGGTGAGTATCTAGCTGGTGAATTTGACAATCAGGAACAAGCCATAGGAGAACCAGTTTGGTATGTCCACCTCCGGCTGTGGCAAAGACCAATTAATCTGTTCACAGAAGATAGCATCACCCTGTTTGCTGAACAGGCTAACGTCCTTAAGCTAGATAAACCTTACCGCCAGCGAATTATGCGGTTGCGCCAAAGCAGCAATGACACATCTTTGGAAGTACAATACTACATGCCTCAAGATCCAGGTGCATTAATAGGCGCAGGCAGTAATCCTGCTCTACTTAACACACTGACATCCGAACAATTAGATTTACTACCAGGTTGTATCCTAACAGTAACTCAGGAAACACTAGCTGGCGATCGCTATAAGTTTACCGCTACCCCACTACCAGAAACTCGTTGCAGCTTTACTTATCTTGGCAATAGCATCAATGTTTCCTTGGGTTTTGAAGCTAGTGCTTTAGAATTTCACAGCTACGACAAAGGAATCGATCCAGCAACTGGAAAAGCAACTTGGGGAGCGATTATGGGGCCTTATCGTTACACCAAGCGAAACCAATATTCCATAACATAA
- a CDS encoding STAS domain-containing protein, producing the protein MIHIDQKTYTTQDGNTVIVLTPAGRLDITTAWQFRLKLQECISKLSRHVVVNLAQVNFIDSSGLTSLVAGMRDADKVKGSFRICNVHPEAKLVFEVTMMDTVFEIFETEDEALEGVPRSIAS; encoded by the coding sequence GTGATTCATATAGACCAAAAAACTTATACAACCCAAGACGGAAACACCGTTATTGTCCTGACACCAGCAGGCCGCCTCGATATTACCACTGCTTGGCAATTCCGGCTGAAGTTACAAGAGTGTATTTCCAAACTCAGCCGCCATGTAGTTGTAAATCTGGCTCAGGTAAATTTTATTGATAGTTCTGGTCTTACGTCTTTGGTTGCTGGGATGCGTGATGCTGATAAAGTGAAGGGCAGTTTCCGCATCTGTAATGTACATCCAGAAGCCAAACTCGTGTTTGAAGTGACGATGATGGATACTGTCTTTGAAATCTTTGAAACAGAAGACGAAGCTTTAGAAGGTGTACCTCGTAGCATCGCTAGCTAA
- the hemF gene encoding oxygen-dependent coproporphyrinogen oxidase, translating into MLTNSQIPTVSAESSKSLPAPDAQIRVSQFMKQLQDEITESLAKLDGVANFHEDSWERPEGGGGRSRVLREGAIFEQAGVNFSEVWGDHLPASILAQRPEAAGHGFYATGTSMVLHPHNPYVPTVHLNYRYFEAGPVWWFGGGLDLTPYYPFAEDAAHLHKTLKQACDKHHPEYYSVFKKWCDEYFYLKHRDETRGVGGLFFDYQDGEGALYRGPNPNGEAAIHSNQVGTPETRNWEDLFSFVQDCGRAFLPAYVPIVERRNGMEYGDRQRNFQLYRRGRYVEFNLVYDRGTIFGLQTNGRTESILMSLPPLVRWEYGYQPEPNTPEAELYETFLKPQDWINWK; encoded by the coding sequence ATGTTGACCAACTCGCAAATACCAACTGTATCAGCAGAATCATCCAAGTCTTTGCCAGCACCTGACGCTCAGATTAGAGTCAGTCAGTTTATGAAACAACTGCAAGACGAAATTACCGAATCATTGGCAAAACTAGATGGTGTGGCTAATTTTCATGAAGATAGTTGGGAACGCCCAGAAGGGGGTGGAGGGCGATCGCGCGTGCTGCGAGAAGGTGCAATATTTGAACAAGCTGGTGTAAATTTTTCTGAAGTTTGGGGTGACCATTTGCCAGCCTCAATTTTAGCTCAACGTCCTGAAGCCGCAGGGCATGGCTTTTATGCCACTGGCACTTCAATGGTATTACATCCTCACAATCCTTACGTACCCACAGTTCATCTAAATTATCGCTACTTTGAAGCCGGGCCAGTCTGGTGGTTTGGTGGTGGTCTTGACTTGACACCTTATTACCCTTTTGCTGAAGATGCGGCACATTTACACAAAACGTTAAAACAGGCTTGTGACAAACATCACCCAGAGTATTACTCAGTGTTTAAGAAGTGGTGTGATGAATATTTCTACCTCAAGCATCGTGATGAGACACGGGGCGTCGGTGGTCTATTTTTTGATTACCAAGATGGCGAGGGTGCTTTATATCGCGGGCCAAATCCCAATGGGGAAGCCGCTATTCATAGCAACCAGGTGGGAACACCAGAAACCCGCAATTGGGAAGATTTATTTTCTTTTGTGCAAGACTGTGGTAGGGCATTTTTACCAGCTTACGTACCAATTGTAGAACGGCGTAATGGGATGGAGTATGGCGATCGCCAACGGAATTTTCAACTCTACCGCCGGGGACGATATGTAGAATTTAACTTGGTTTATGACCGAGGTACTATTTTTGGTCTACAAACCAACGGACGCACTGAATCAATTCTCATGTCCCTACCACCCTTAGTGCGCTGGGAATACGGCTATCAACCGGAACCCAATACACCCGAAGCCGAGTTGTATGAAACTTTCCTTAAGCCTCAAGATTGGATCAACTGGAAATAA
- a CDS encoding SRPBCC family protein: MQGWLSKFIHRKRRRFCASLVRTYREISSASVDELWQKVADLTDVSWHPLLKSTNVPYGLVPKPGLIYHAATRFWPIPIRIFVERVNHREMLSIRVMAIPGIEERVTYQVESTVCGTCLSYSVRLRGWLSPLIWSLSRPYADRVARSLVEAVEKTALPTVSGKKKSLNDSCLDF; encoded by the coding sequence ATGCAAGGTTGGTTATCCAAATTCATCCACCGCAAACGTCGTCGGTTTTGCGCTTCTCTGGTGCGGACGTATCGAGAGATAAGTTCTGCTTCTGTAGATGAACTGTGGCAAAAAGTCGCTGACTTAACAGATGTTTCCTGGCATCCACTACTTAAGAGTACTAACGTGCCCTACGGATTAGTACCCAAGCCAGGATTGATTTATCATGCTGCAACACGCTTTTGGCCGATTCCCATCCGAATTTTTGTGGAGCGCGTCAATCACAGGGAGATGCTGAGTATCCGAGTGATGGCGATTCCTGGGATAGAGGAACGGGTGACTTATCAAGTAGAGTCAACGGTTTGTGGTACTTGTTTGTCTTATTCTGTAAGGCTACGGGGCTGGTTATCGCCCCTAATTTGGTCTTTATCGCGTCCTTATGCAGATCGCGTAGCCCGGTCTTTAGTCGAGGCAGTAGAAAAGACGGCATTGCCAACGGTATCTGGTAAGAAAAAATCTCTCAATGACAGTTGTTTGGATTTTTAG
- a CDS encoding Mrp/NBP35 family ATP-binding protein codes for MYDVLDSRSVLEVLRPVEDPELRKSLVELNMIRNVKIDGGKVSFTLVLTTPACPLREFIVEDCKKAVKKLPGVTDVSIEVTAETPQQKSLPDRTGISGVKNIIAVSSGKGGVGKSTVAVNVAVALAQTGAKVGLLDADIYGPNDPTMLGLADAQITVRSSETGDILEPAFNHGVKLVSMGFLIDRDQPVIWRGPMLNGVIRQFLYQVEWGELDYLIVDMPPGTGDAQLTLTQAVPMAGAVIVTTPQTVALLDSRKGLRMFQQMNVPVLGIVENMSYFIPPDQPDKQYDIFGSGGGSKTAAELGVPLLGCVPLEISTRVGGDSGVPIVVGDPDSASAKALTAIALTIAGKVSVAALT; via the coding sequence ATGTACGATGTGCTTGATTCTCGCTCTGTCTTAGAAGTGTTGCGACCAGTGGAAGACCCAGAACTCCGCAAAAGTCTGGTGGAACTGAATATGATTCGCAACGTGAAAATTGATGGTGGCAAGGTTAGTTTCACTTTAGTGTTAACCACTCCTGCCTGTCCTTTACGTGAATTTATCGTTGAAGACTGTAAGAAAGCTGTCAAAAAACTCCCAGGCGTTACAGATGTCAGCATAGAAGTAACGGCAGAAACACCGCAACAAAAAAGTTTACCCGATCGCACTGGCATTTCTGGGGTGAAAAATATCATTGCTGTTTCCAGTGGCAAAGGTGGCGTTGGTAAAAGTACGGTGGCGGTGAATGTAGCAGTGGCTTTAGCTCAAACTGGCGCGAAAGTCGGCTTACTAGATGCTGATATTTACGGGCCTAATGACCCCACCATGCTGGGTTTAGCTGATGCCCAAATTACTGTGCGTTCTAGTGAAACAGGTGACATCCTGGAACCTGCTTTTAATCACGGCGTCAAATTAGTTTCAATGGGCTTTTTGATTGACCGAGATCAGCCAGTAATTTGGCGGGGGCCTATGCTCAATGGTGTAATTCGCCAGTTTCTCTATCAAGTTGAATGGGGAGAACTGGACTATTTGATTGTAGATATGCCACCGGGAACCGGAGATGCTCAGTTAACTTTAACCCAAGCTGTGCCGATGGCAGGGGCAGTAATTGTCACCACGCCGCAAACTGTAGCCCTGTTAGATTCTCGCAAGGGATTGCGGATGTTTCAGCAGATGAATGTCCCGGTATTGGGGATCGTGGAAAATATGAGCTATTTTATCCCCCCCGATCAACCAGATAAGCAGTATGACATTTTTGGTTCCGGTGGTGGCTCAAAAACAGCCGCAGAATTGGGAGTGCCACTATTGGGGTGCGTACCGCTAGAAATTTCTACACGAGTTGGCGGTGACAGTGGTGTACCAATAGTTGTTGGCGATCCAGATTCAGCTTCAGCAAAAGCATTAACAGCGATCGCTCTTACCATTGCTGGTAAAGTCTCAGTTGCTGCCCTAACATAA
- the rodA gene encoding rod shape-determining protein RodA translates to MLLKRSLPKIRWKSWVKPWQNVDWLLFCLPIAVSIFGGVMILSTELKQPVTDWWWHWMVAGIGVLIALFLARIRYELLMQSHWVTYALTNFSLIAVMIAGTSAKGAQRWISIAGFNVQPSEFAKIGMIITLAALLHRRTASTLESVFRVLAITAIPWGLIFLQPDLATSMVFGAIVLGMLYWANANPGWLILMISPVVAAILFSISWPLSEPIVLFKELSFGPLGIVWSFAMAIVGWQTLPWRRFGLGAIGAWTLNILGGELGVFAWNHVLKEYQKDRLTVFMNPDHDPLGAGYHLIQSRIAIGAGEIWGWGLFKGPMTQLNFVPEQHTDFIFSAVGEEFGFVGCLVVLFTFCLICLRLLHVAQTAKDNFGSLLAIGVLSMIVFQLIVNVGMTVGLAPVAGIPLPWMSYGRSAMLTNFISLGIVESVANFRQRQKYY, encoded by the coding sequence ATGTTATTAAAACGATCGCTCCCCAAAATTCGCTGGAAGTCTTGGGTTAAGCCTTGGCAGAATGTAGATTGGCTACTATTTTGTTTGCCGATTGCTGTCAGTATCTTTGGTGGTGTCATGATTCTCAGTACGGAACTGAAGCAGCCAGTAACTGACTGGTGGTGGCACTGGATGGTAGCAGGTATCGGCGTGCTTATAGCCCTGTTTTTAGCTCGCATCCGTTATGAACTCTTGATGCAGTCGCACTGGGTAACTTATGCACTAACGAATTTCAGCTTAATCGCTGTGATGATTGCTGGTACTAGCGCTAAAGGGGCACAGAGGTGGATTAGTATCGCCGGATTTAATGTGCAACCCTCAGAATTTGCCAAAATCGGCATGATCATCACCTTAGCAGCTTTACTACATAGGCGTACTGCTTCTACCCTCGAAAGTGTTTTTCGTGTTCTGGCAATCACCGCTATACCTTGGGGATTAATATTTTTGCAGCCAGATTTAGCAACATCAATGGTATTTGGTGCGATCGTCTTAGGAATGCTTTACTGGGCAAATGCTAACCCAGGCTGGTTAATTCTGATGATTTCTCCTGTGGTTGCTGCCATTTTGTTTAGTATATCTTGGCCTTTATCAGAGCCGATAGTTTTATTCAAAGAACTATCTTTTGGCCCATTAGGAATAGTTTGGTCGTTTGCGATGGCTATTGTGGGCTGGCAAACTCTGCCCTGGCGTCGATTTGGCTTAGGTGCGATCGGTGCGTGGACTCTCAATATACTGGGTGGCGAATTAGGAGTCTTCGCTTGGAACCATGTTTTGAAAGAGTATCAAAAAGACCGGCTAACTGTATTCATGAACCCCGATCACGATCCACTCGGTGCTGGATATCACTTAATCCAATCTCGCATTGCTATTGGTGCTGGGGAAATTTGGGGATGGGGTCTGTTTAAGGGGCCAATGACGCAACTGAATTTCGTACCTGAACAGCATACAGACTTTATTTTCTCCGCAGTGGGGGAAGAATTCGGTTTTGTTGGTTGTTTGGTAGTGCTGTTTACCTTCTGCTTAATTTGCTTGCGTCTACTGCATGTTGCCCAAACCGCCAAAGATAACTTTGGTTCCTTGTTGGCTATTGGCGTTTTGTCCATGATTGTGTTTCAGCTAATTGTCAACGTTGGCATGACAGTTGGTTTAGCGCCTGTAGCAGGTATTCCCCTACCTTGGATGAGTTATGGGCGTTCTGCTATGCTGACTAACTTCATTTCCTTGGGAATAGTAGAATCAGTAGCAAATTTTCGCCAAAGGCAGAAGTATTATTGA
- a CDS encoding NAD(P)H dehydrogenase subunit NdhS: MILPGATVRVNNPADTYYRSEGLVQRVSDGKVAVLFEGGNWDKLVTFRLSELELVETTAGRKKAK, from the coding sequence ATGATTCTGCCTGGAGCAACTGTTCGCGTCAACAATCCCGCAGATACCTATTATCGCTCCGAAGGACTCGTGCAACGGGTGAGTGATGGCAAAGTAGCCGTATTATTTGAAGGTGGTAACTGGGATAAATTAGTTACCTTTCGCCTAAGCGAATTGGAACTCGTAGAAACCACAGCCGGACGTAAAAAAGCCAAATAA
- a CDS encoding HAS-barrel domain-containing protein codes for MRLPLPQFATGDRHPNHIAEVIETTSTEFLAQCLEPPDLSFPSMPPFGSWVCSVDEESGNQVYAVIYYATTMPIDSVHRARALGLSLQDLREEQPQIFAMLRTEFRAAIVGFEQSSQNRGYNQRIYQYLPPRPPQIHQAVYRCEPEAIIKFTEELDFLRTLLSINGAPVESLTAAAIRDIYQLRKTDREWLIKAGRSLSVLLKDDYDRLRFILSQIHP; via the coding sequence ATGCGCCTCCCCTTACCACAGTTTGCTACTGGCGATCGCCATCCCAATCACATTGCGGAGGTGATTGAGACTACTAGTACTGAGTTTCTAGCTCAGTGTTTGGAACCACCAGATTTGAGCTTTCCCTCGATGCCACCCTTTGGTAGCTGGGTCTGTTCTGTAGATGAAGAATCGGGCAATCAAGTTTATGCTGTCATATATTATGCCACCACAATGCCCATAGATTCCGTACACCGGGCTAGAGCTTTGGGGTTGTCTTTGCAAGACTTACGCGAAGAACAACCCCAGATATTTGCCATGCTTAGAACAGAATTCCGGGCTGCGATCGTGGGATTTGAGCAATCTTCCCAGAATCGAGGTTATAACCAAAGAATATATCAGTATCTACCACCCCGTCCTCCGCAAATTCATCAAGCTGTTTATCGGTGCGAACCAGAAGCAATCATTAAATTTACTGAAGAATTAGATTTTTTGCGGACACTCCTTTCTATTAACGGTGCGCCAGTAGAGTCTTTGACCGCAGCTGCCATTCGAGATATATACCAGTTACGCAAAACTGACCGAGAATGGCTAATTAAAGCTGGACGTAGCTTGAGTGTGCTACTTAAAGACGACTACGATCGCTTGCGGTTTATTTTGAGTCAAATCCATCCGTAG
- a CDS encoding cation:proton antiporter — translation MELISQVLALEPTSQVLGKEPIVPFAILLVVILVIPIMFERLRLPGLVGLVFSGLVLGPSGWNLFQSDSPMINLLSDIGLIYLLFVAGLEVDLEQFRRQKSRAFGFASLTFSVPLVMGTLVGLILGYDWNTSILIGSLFASYTLLAYPIISRLGVVKNEAVTVTIGAKIFTDIGAVLILAVCVGVADAGEFSFAKLLTLSGWLIIYSVALVIGFDWAGKEFFKRSGDDEGNKFLFVLLSVFLAAVGAQLIGIEKIVGAFLAGLAVNEAVGEGPVKEKVVFIGSVLFIPIFFVDLGLTINLPAFVNNLATLKLTLLMIVGLIVSKLIAAFFTKLIYRYNWQEMLTIWSLSLPQVATTLAATLVGYRAGLLPLEVLHSVIVLMVVTSTLGPLLTNRIAVGLNSSRAEDPAPPQPDQNAPKTDSAFTIVVPVYNPHTEQYLIEMAALLACQCKGKIIPLAIANATAQMDAPQLEASLQRSEQLLTKATVHSRALGVTTEPMLRIDDAFAQGISRAAREQKANLIVMGWGKRTGLRARLFGNVIDGVLWASHCPVAVTRLVESPKKIQRILVPVENLTAPTLQPVQFAQMLAEANQSHITVLNVCDRRTSSSKIAWRRSHLSLLVSQLALTNAPEIQIIAHENVAQAILQAARLYDLVVLPFIRNRTNPGGLAISDVTTQLARQLTCSIVMLGEPQRTQTTNVVMSNTVTTITSAV, via the coding sequence ATGGAACTCATATCACAAGTTCTTGCTCTGGAGCCAACTTCCCAAGTTCTTGGCAAGGAACCAATTGTTCCTTTTGCTATTTTGCTGGTGGTTATCTTAGTTATACCGATCATGTTTGAGCGGCTAAGATTACCAGGATTAGTGGGTTTAGTTTTCTCAGGGCTAGTACTGGGCCCCTCAGGCTGGAATCTATTTCAGTCGGACTCGCCGATGATTAACCTGCTATCAGACATTGGGTTAATTTACTTGCTGTTTGTCGCAGGGCTAGAAGTTGATCTAGAACAGTTTCGCCGGCAAAAAAGTCGTGCCTTCGGGTTTGCTAGCTTAACTTTCAGTGTCCCCCTGGTGATGGGAACCTTAGTAGGGCTGATTTTAGGCTATGACTGGAATACTTCAATATTAATTGGCTCTTTATTCGCTTCCTATACTCTTTTGGCATATCCCATTATCAGCCGTTTGGGAGTGGTCAAGAACGAAGCTGTTACGGTAACAATTGGAGCTAAAATTTTTACAGATATTGGCGCAGTACTGATATTAGCCGTTTGTGTAGGCGTCGCTGATGCTGGAGAATTCAGCTTTGCTAAACTACTCACCTTGTCGGGTTGGTTAATTATTTACTCTGTTGCCCTTGTCATCGGCTTTGATTGGGCAGGCAAAGAATTTTTCAAACGGTCTGGAGACGACGAAGGAAACAAGTTTTTGTTTGTGTTGCTTTCTGTGTTTCTGGCGGCTGTAGGCGCTCAATTGATTGGTATAGAGAAAATTGTTGGTGCTTTTTTAGCGGGTTTGGCGGTAAATGAAGCTGTAGGGGAAGGCCCAGTCAAAGAAAAGGTGGTATTTATTGGCAGTGTGCTATTTATTCCGATTTTCTTTGTTGATCTTGGCTTAACGATCAATCTACCCGCCTTTGTGAACAACCTAGCCACGCTCAAGTTAACGCTGTTGATGATAGTCGGTTTGATTGTCAGTAAGTTAATTGCAGCTTTTTTCACAAAACTGATTTACCGCTATAACTGGCAAGAAATGCTAACCATCTGGTCGCTATCACTTCCCCAGGTTGCGACAACCTTAGCAGCAACGTTAGTGGGATACCGGGCTGGGTTGCTGCCGCTAGAAGTATTACACAGCGTCATTGTCTTAATGGTTGTCACATCAACCTTGGGGCCGTTGCTCACTAATAGAATAGCTGTTGGTTTAAATTCCTCACGCGCCGAAGATCCAGCACCACCCCAACCTGACCAAAACGCACCAAAAACAGACAGTGCTTTTACTATAGTCGTACCTGTCTATAATCCTCATACTGAGCAGTATTTGATTGAAATGGCAGCATTATTAGCGTGTCAGTGTAAGGGGAAAATCATACCACTTGCGATCGCTAATGCTACCGCTCAAATGGATGCACCGCAGTTAGAAGCCTCTCTACAACGGAGTGAGCAATTATTAACCAAAGCCACGGTACACAGTCGAGCATTGGGTGTAACCACAGAACCAATGCTGCGGATTGATGATGCCTTTGCTCAAGGAATTAGCAGAGCGGCTCGTGAACAAAAGGCTAATTTAATCGTTATGGGTTGGGGTAAACGGACTGGGTTACGAGCGCGTTTATTTGGAAATGTGATTGATGGTGTGCTTTGGGCATCCCATTGTCCAGTAGCGGTGACACGTCTAGTAGAATCACCGAAGAAAATTCAGCGCATCTTAGTACCAGTAGAAAATTTAACAGCACCGACATTACAGCCTGTACAATTTGCCCAGATGCTAGCAGAGGCAAATCAGAGCCATATTACTGTACTGAATGTGTGCGATCGCCGCACTAGTTCTAGTAAAATCGCTTGGAGGCGATCGCATCTCTCCCTATTGGTATCTCAATTAGCTTTGACTAATGCCCCAGAAATTCAAATTATCGCTCATGAAAATGTTGCTCAAGCAATTTTGCAGGCAGCGCGATTATATGATTTAGTCGTTTTACCTTTTATACGTAATCGTACCAACCCTGGAGGATTAGCCATTAGCGATGTCACAACTCAGTTAGCCAGACAACTCACCTGCTCCATTGTGATGCTTGGAGAACCCCAACGCACTCAAACCACAAATGTAGTTATGTCTAACACAGTTACCACCATAACATCTGCTGTATGA